A segment of the Butyrivibrio fibrisolvens genome:
GAAAACAAGTCTTCCGCCATCAAGTGCAGGTATTGGCAGAAGGTTCATAAGTCCAAGATTGATGGAAAGAAGCATTGCGAGATTGATCATATTGAGGATCACATCGATTATACCGCCCTCCTGCATGGCTGTTTCATAGCTCTGGTCTACCATTTCAGCCATTCCTACTGGTCCTGAAAGCTCGACCTTATCAGTTCTGCCGCGAACAAGAAGTCCAAGGCTCTTCCAGGTGGAAGTCAGATAATAGTTAAACATGTATCCTGCATATTTGAAGGTCTCAATGCCGGATACAGTGTCATACTCTCCGATGTATACGCCGATCACATATCTGCTAACACCAGTCTCTTCATCTTCATACAGAACAGGTGTAATAGTCGTCTTATAGCTCTGACCATCACGCTCGTAGGTAATATCTACATCTTCACCATCTGTGAGGTACATGTTAAGAGTAACTTCCGCGCTCATATGAACAGCACTTCCGTTAACGCTTGTGATGACGTCGCCCTCTTTAAGACCGGCTTCCTGAGCAGGTGAATTATCAACAGAAAATCCGCTTACTGTAGGGAAGCTCCAATATGTGTTTGAAACGATGATAAGTGCCAGCAAAAATCCAAGGATGAAATTAGCCAAAGGGCCTGCAACTACAGTTGCTATCCTTGACCATACACCGGCTCTGCGAAAAGAGATCTGACCCTCTTCGCTGTCATCGCGGCTTTCCTGTGCTTTGATCTGGTCCTCTAACGTCCCATCATCTTCTCCCGGCTTTGTGATCTCCAGCCCGTCCATTCCATCGAATATACAGGCACCTCCGACAGGAAGAAGTCTTATGGAATACATGGTATCGCCTTTTTTCTTCTGATAAAGAACAGGACCCATACCGACTGTAAACTCTGTAACTCGTATTCCATTAGCCTTGGCGATCAAAAAGTGACCACCTTCGTGTGATACGACCAGTACACAGAAAATAACTATGAATATTAGTAATACAATGATATTCTGCAGCAACGCTAATCTCCTATCTTACAAGGATTTACCAAAAACACTTCCGATTATTATTTAAAACGCTCTTCAAGGAAGCTGTAAGTCCAGCTCTCAGCTTCAAGAATCTCTTCTACAGTTGGATCTTCAATCTTCTTGTGATTGTCCATCGCTGCTGTGATCATCTCATAGATCTCAAGGAAACGGATTTCGCGCTTAAGGAACTTCTTAACAGCAAGCTCATTGGCAGCATTAAATACTGTAGGCATGCTTCCGCCTTCTTTTGCAGCTCTTGTAGCAAGTGTAAGACCCTTAAATACATCTGTTCTTGGAGCTTCAAAGGTCATGTCTGCAAGTGCAAAAAGATCAAGTCTGTCTTCTGACATAGGTCTTCTGTCAGGATAGAAAAGAGCATACTGGATAGGGAGCTTCATATCCGGAACTCCCATCTGTCCCATAACAGCACCGTCTACAAACTGCACTGCAGAATGAAGGATAGACTGAGGCTGGATCACAACCTGGATCTTATCTACAGGTACGTCGAAAAGCCATCTTGCTTCCATAACTTCAAGTCCCTTATTAACAAGAGACGCTGAGTCTATAGTAACCTTGGCTCCCATATCCCAGTTAGGATGCTTTAAGGCATCATCAACTGTTACAGTTTCAAGTTCCTCCAAAGTCTTCTTACGGAATGGTCCGCCTGAAGCTGTAAGAAGGATCTTTTCTATCTTATCTACAGGCTCTCCGTTAAGAGACTGGAAGATCGCACTGTGCTCAGAATCCACAGGAAGGATCTTCACACCCATTTTCTTAGCCAGAGGCATGATGATGTGACCTGCACATACAAGTGTCTCTTTATTTGCAAGGGCAATATCCTTGCCTGCATTTATTGCTTCTATTGTTGGTCTTATTCCGATCATTCCGACAACTGCCGTAAGAACAGTGTCAGCATTTTCATCGCGAACAAGCTCTAAAAGGCCTTCCATTCCTGAAAGGACCGGAATTTCAAGATCAGATATACGATTTTTAAGCTCGTCTGCTGCCTTAGGATCAAACATTGCGATCTTTGAAGGCTTAAACTCACGAGCCTGTTTTTCCATAAGATCTACATTTTTGCCCGCAGCAAGTGCTACGATCTTAAGTTCATCAGAATTAGCTCTTACAACATCAAGTGTCTGTGTTCCAATAGAACCAGTAGAGCCCAAAAGAACTATCTTTCTACTCATAATTATTCCTCACAGTTAGTAAAAAAAGGTTACAGTTCACAGGACAAATCTTGTGAACTGTAACATGTATTTTATCACTTCATAAAAAAGACGACCAGTCCATAAATAAATGGAGTAACAAATATAACACTATCAAACCTGTCCATGATTCCGCCATGGCCCGGGATCAGTCTTCCGTAATCTTTGATATCTCTGTCTCTTTTAATTGCTGATGCAGCAAGATCTCCAAGCTGTGAGATAATGCTTGCTACCAGTGTTATGACAACAAACTGAAGGATGATTCCGCTAGAGGCACCTTTGACCTTCACCATGATAAAACCAAATATCACTCCGGCCAGCATTGAAAAAAGAATTCCTCCGATTCCGCCTTCAATTGTCTTATGAGGCGAAAGAACAGGTGTCATCTTATGCTTACCAAATGCTCGTCCCGTAAGATAAGCAAATGAATCGCATACCCAGGCTACAAATGGCATCCACACAAGGAAATCACCATTTTCACGAAGCCTTAACAGGAATATGAATGAAAGCATAAGAGGCGCATATAAGAAAGCAAATATAGCGCCAACTGCCTGATGTATCTTGTATCTTGGGAATGTCACAACGTAAGTCACCATTACCGCAAAGAATACAAACAAAATCGAAAACAGGTAAGTCTTTGTATCATGTATATATATCACAAGAACATAATGCAAAAACACTCCCAGTATTCCGGCTTTGTAAAGGAGTCCTGTATTTCCATCTTCTTCAAAGACTCCAAGGACTCTTGAGAGTTCATAATAAGCGATCTGCGCTACTATTAAAGATACACCGCCAAGGACATATCCACCCATCACTAGTGTGACGGCCAGCACTATGCCTATAACAATGCTGCTTAAAACTCTGGTCTTCACTCTAAATGTCTCCTTTATTCTTCACCCTTTTTAAGTCCGCCAAATCTTCTGGTCCTGTGATTATAAGCGTCAATGGCTTTCTCGAGTTCTGCTTTGTTGAAATCAGGCCAGCAAATATCAGTAAAGTAAAACTCTGTATATGCCAGCTGCCAAAGAAGATAATTAGAAACTCTCTGCTCACCACAGGTTCTGATAAGAAGATCAGGATCAGGCATGGAGCCAGTATCCAGATTATCATTTATCATCTGCTCTGTAATATCAGAAGCACTTATCTCACCGTTTTCAACCTTTGATGCTATCTTCTTAACTGCACGTGTTATCTCATCACGGCTTCCATAGTTGATAGCAATGTTGAAAGTAAGGCCTGTGTTATCTTTTGTTGTCTCTTCAAGCTCTTCTACAACTTTAAGTACGTCTTTAGGAAGGCGACTTCTCTCACCGATAACACGGCTTCTAACATTATTCTTCATACAAGTCTTGATCTCAGACTTAAGGTATTTTTTAAAAAGAGCCATAAGGGCTGAAACTTCAGCTTCCGGTCTGTTCCAGTTCTCTGTGGAAAAGGCATATACTGTTACATACTCAATTCCAAGTTCACCTGCATCAAACAGCATCTGTTCAACAGCTTTGGCGCCCTGAACATGACCATAGTTTCTTGGCATTCCCTTGGCTTTAGCCCATCGGCCGTTGCCATCAAGAATGAAGGCAACGTGTCTGGGTATCTTTCTTTCTTCACTCATACTGTCATTATTTCCTTAGTTTTAGCTTCGATAGTAGCATCGATCTTCTTAACGAAATCATCTGTGATCTTCTGAAGTTCATCTGTAAGATCGCTGATCTCATCCTCAGAAACCTCTGTTCCCTTAAGCTTCTTGAATGCTTCATTACCATCACGGCGAACATTTCTTACTGCAACCTTGGCATCTTCACCCTTTTTCTTGATGTCCTTAGAAAGCTGTTTACGTCTTTCCTCTGTAAGTTCAGGGAAAATAAGACGGATAACTGTTCCATCATTAGTAGGATTGATTCCGATATCTGATGTAAGGATAGCTTTCTCTATCTCTTTAAGCATATTCTTTTCCCAAGGAGCGATCTGGATGATTCTTGCTTCAGGAACTGATACGTTACCAACCTGCTGGATTGGTGTAGGTGTTCCATAGTAATCTACACGGATCTTATCAAGAACATGAGGATTAGCTCTTCCTGCTCTTACTGTTGCAAGATCTTCTACAAGAAAATCATATGCTTTGTTCATCTTATCGCTATATACTTTAACCTTTTCGTTCATTTTATCTCCTCCTTTACGCTTCAACGGTTGTTCCGTTAAATGTACCACTTACTGCCTTAACAATGCTTCCTTCTTCCTGAAGAGCAAATACACGCATAGGCATGTGATTGTCTCTTGCAAGTATTGAAGCTGTCATGTCTACAACCTGAAGGTTCTGTGCCACAACATCATCAATTGAGATCTTATCATATCTCTTCGCATCAGGATTTACTGCCGGGTCTGAATCATATACGCCGTCAATAGCCTTTGCAAGAAGGATCATATCTGCCTCAACCTCTACCGCACGAAGAACTACGCCTGTATCTGTTGAGAAGTAAGGATGGCCAGTGCCTCCTGCGAAGAACACTACCATATTTTTGGAAAAATACTTCTGTGCACGATCTTTGGAAAAAAGCTTTGTGAAGGATCCGCATTCAAATGGAGTAAGAATAGCTGTGTTCATTCCTTCACTTCTGAAAATCTCAGATACATAAATGCAGTTCATTATTGTGGCAAGCATTCCGATCTGGTCAGCCTTAACGCGGTCAATGCTTTCACTGGTCCTGCCTCTCCAGAAATTACCACCTCCGATGACAATTCCTACCTGTGTTCCAGACTGTAGTATTTCTTTGACCTGAAGTGCGACCTTTCTGACAGTAGGCTCATCAAATCCGGTCTTTTTGTCGCCAGCAAGTGCTTCACCGCTGAGTTTGAGTAGAATTCTCATTGATTTTGTCCTCTTTCAAAAAAATAATGCCGGGAATTGTCTCCCCGGCATTAATTAATTCTGGTCCGCAAAAGACATTCCTCAATGTCTTATGATACCATTATCAGTTCTTATTCTTCAAGCCCTCAAAGAAAGCAGATGGATTAACTTCAGCATATGTCTGTGAGCACATACCTTCGATAACCGCACCATTGTTGATCTGTACTGACTGAGACTTGATGTTACCCATTACGATAGCTGTTGTATCAAGGACAACAGGACCGTGCACATCAATGTCACCCTTTACAGCACCTGCGATAACTGCGCTTGTTGCAAAAAGGTTACCGATGATTACTGAACTCTGTCCGATCTTTACACTACCGTTAGAATGGATATCTCCATTTATTCTTGCTGCCTCAGCATAAATCTCTGCAGCATTTGAATTACCTTCTATTTCACCAGTTACATTAAGTTTTCCATATGCAGTTACATTACCAATTACTTTTCCGATAAGATCGAGTGATCCTGTTGTCTGAATATCACCATTTACGACCATACCCTCGGTGATCGATGCAGTTTCATCTGTTGCTACGCGTTCTGTGTCCATCATGATATATCCCCCGTCTTCGTTAATATTGTCAGAAACGGAATAGTCATCCGTACTCTGCTCTACGTTATCAAGTTCAGATATTTCTACTTCTGGCTCTGCGTGATCTTCAAATGGAACCTCTTCTTCAGGCTGCTTGGGCTCAAAAGATGGTTCAGAAGGGAAAACGCTTGGTATTACATAATCGTCATTTACCGGTTCTTCTAAGCTGTCATTTTCTTCGAAGCTATCTTCCTCCTTTTCTTCTGTCTCTGGCTCTTCTTCAGGTTCTTTTTCGCTTGAAGTTGTACTTATCGGATCTGTTGGAAATGTTATAGCATCAAAGTCAGGTTCATCGTATGGTTCCGGCTCTTTGACTTCTTCTGGCTCTGATGAAAATTCCTTTGCCGGTACTTCTTCAGGTTCATCTTCTGGTTCCTCGTTTTGTGCTGCAACACTCTCTTCCGGCTCAGGAATGTCTTCGACCTGAATCTTATCCAGGTGACTTAGCATGCTGTCAAGATCCACTTCCTCGACCCCTGCGTTATCCTGCCCGGCATTCTTCTCTGCAGCCGTTTTTTCCTCAGGATCAATTTCGTCCACAGCATTCGAAAGATCCTTTTTCAGCTCTGAGAAAAATCCCATATCTTTATCCTCCGTTCTATTGATTCTTACTATGTTGAACCGGCACTGTGTCCTCTGTGACCGGTACAATCACCGTGTTTGGAAGGCTCTGGATATACTCAATTATCTCAGGAAGAGCCTCTACCGTTTCCTCCTTATCAGCAGCATCGTGAAGGAGGATCATACAATTCTCATGTTCCGTAATATTGGCTGTAACATTAGAAACAATAATGCTTGAAGCTATATTGTCTCCGCCATATACATTCCAGTCAAAATAAGTAATATTGTTCCGATCAAGATATCCTATAAGATCGGACATTGGTACCTGACTTGCTGTGTTGGAACTGCCTCCCGGAAATCTGTAATAGGTAGTCCATACTCCTGTAATATCAAATATATAATTCTGAATCTTGTGAAGGTCTGTCTGAAAACTGTCTAAGGATTCATATAATACTTTGTAATCGTGACTGTAGGAATGCATACCAATTGTATGTCCCTCGTCAACTATACGTTTATACATATCATCATATCCTGACTTCCCGCACACAAAGAACGTGGCCTTGACATCATAAGAAGCCAGAATGTCTAAAATTTCTGCTGTACGTGGGCTCGGACCATCATCAAACGTAAGATATACATATCTTATGCCATTGGAAGAGGCCGGCGACTGCTTTGAAACAACCGATACAGCTTCTGCGTTACCGGAAAGAGGTATTATGTTATCCTGCACATCCTGTAACGTTTCTAGACTATCCTTATACTCATTAAACTCATTCTGAATAGCTAATAATCTGTCGTTAATCGCGTCGTATTCGCTTTTAAGTATAATGCATTGAAGTGAAAAGAAAATAAGTGCAACAATAAGAAATGCTGCTACAAATGTTTTTATAAGAAAGCCTTTATCAAAAAAATCAAAGGAGGCTATTCTGTCTCTTAATGAACGATATTCTACCCATTCTCCGGATGCGTTTTCAACTTTCAGATCATCCAGATTAATATCTTTTAAATAGTTTGTACTTGTTTTAGGATCATCGGTCTCAGAAACAATTTCTTCGTTTCTGACTTTATCTTCGTTACTAACATTTTCTTCGCCGCCGTCAGTATCAGCGGCTTCTACTTGGCCGGCAACTGTTTTGCATTCATCACCGCCGCGATCAGTATCTCCAGTATTAGTATTAACAGTAGAATCAATATTATCCGAATCAGCATTAGTATCAATATTATTAGTATTGATATCAACGTTTAGATCAATAATATCTGAATCAGTTTTTCTATCTGTTTCTGATAATACTGATGGTAAATCTGATTTAGTTTTATGAAGGGAATCATCCGAAAATCTAAATGGGCGAGTTTTAGTATCAGACAGTCTGACACGTTTTATGACCTTGTCAAGATCGTCACCCTTAACACCATGGGTGTCACTAACAGGTCCCTGCCAGCTCCCTTTTCTCTCATCTCTTAGATTGTTCCGCCCCCTGCGGACAAACACTCTAGATGACATAAGGCTCTCCCCCCATCCAAGTACTTCTTTAGTATACCATAGTTTTTGTCTAACAAAAAGAAAATCCGCAACAAAAAATATTTTTTGTTACGGATTTTCATACATACATGTTTAGATAGCCTAAAATAAGGCTCGAAATAAAGATTTTGTATTATCTATATACCAATACAATTAATACTAAAAAACTTTTTTACAAAGAATGTTCTGCTACATATTCTTCAAATGTAATTCCACGTGACATGATCTCTGTAGCAGCTTCAACTCCAACATATCTGAAATGCCATGGCTCATATATAACGCCTGTAACATTCTCTTTGTCCTTAGGATATCTTAAGATAAAGCCATACTCTGCACAGTGTGCATAAAGCCACTTATATCCTGCAGTATTCTCCTGATTCTCAGTAAGAGATATGTAAGAAGCATCTGTGATATCCATGCAAAGACCTGTCTGATGTTCACTCTGTCCCGGAGGATTAACTACAGTTGCTGCAAGTTTTTCACTTTCTTCCTGACCATATCCAAGGCTCTTATAATAGTTAACTTTTCTATTATAAAGATATGTCTGTCTTGAAGCACTTCTGTAACCTGATGCAAGATAAAGATTTATTCCCTGCGCTTTTGCATCAGCTATCATCTGCTGAACGATAGGAGTTACATCCTTGTGCATATATTCACCATTAGCACAAAGGGTTACTTCGGGAGCATAAGATGTGCTGATGGGATTTTCATGGTTTACAAGTACAAGATTCCATGCTGAAAGATCTATTGTCTGAACAGTCACAAGGCTGTCAAAGCTCACAAGGCTCTTGCCTGCGATAAGGTGATCTGCAATACGTCCTTCACCCATTCCTACAAGGATATAATGCTGAACGTATGCAGCTATATTATTTCCATACACTGCCTGAAGATCTTCGTAGTTGGACATATAGATCTGAGCGTTAAAAGATGCTGAAGGCTGTCTTCC
Coding sequences within it:
- the rseP gene encoding RIP metalloprotease RseP is translated as MLQNIIVLLIFIVIFCVLVVSHEGGHFLIAKANGIRVTEFTVGMGPVLYQKKKGDTMYSIRLLPVGGACIFDGMDGLEITKPGEDDGTLEDQIKAQESRDDSEEGQISFRRAGVWSRIATVVAGPLANFILGFLLALIIVSNTYWSFPTVSGFSVDNSPAQEAGLKEGDVITSVNGSAVHMSAEVTLNMYLTDGEDVDITYERDGQSYKTTITPVLYEDEETGVSRYVIGVYIGEYDTVSGIETFKYAGYMFNYYLTSTWKSLGLLVRGRTDKVELSGPVGMAEMVDQSYETAMQEGGIIDVILNMINLAMLLSINLGLMNLLPIPALDGGRLVFLLIEVIRGKPVPEKYEGMIELVGVAALILLMVVVLFHDVSKLF
- a CDS encoding 1-deoxy-D-xylulose-5-phosphate reductoisomerase, producing the protein MSRKIVLLGSTGSIGTQTLDVVRANSDELKIVALAAGKNVDLMEKQAREFKPSKIAMFDPKAADELKNRISDLEIPVLSGMEGLLELVRDENADTVLTAVVGMIGIRPTIEAINAGKDIALANKETLVCAGHIIMPLAKKMGVKILPVDSEHSAIFQSLNGEPVDKIEKILLTASGGPFRKKTLEELETVTVDDALKHPNWDMGAKVTIDSASLVNKGLEVMEARWLFDVPVDKIQVVIQPQSILHSAVQFVDGAVMGQMGVPDMKLPIQYALFYPDRRPMSEDRLDLFALADMTFEAPRTDVFKGLTLATRAAKEGGSMPTVFNAANELAVKKFLKREIRFLEIYEMITAAMDNHKKIEDPTVEEILEAESWTYSFLEERFK
- a CDS encoding phosphatidate cytidylyltransferase, coding for MKTRVLSSIVIGIVLAVTLVMGGYVLGGVSLIVAQIAYYELSRVLGVFEEDGNTGLLYKAGILGVFLHYVLVIYIHDTKTYLFSILFVFFAVMVTYVVTFPRYKIHQAVGAIFAFLYAPLMLSFIFLLRLRENGDFLVWMPFVAWVCDSFAYLTGRAFGKHKMTPVLSPHKTIEGGIGGILFSMLAGVIFGFIMVKVKGASSGIILQFVVITLVASIISQLGDLAASAIKRDRDIKDYGRLIPGHGGIMDRFDSVIFVTPFIYGLVVFFMK
- a CDS encoding isoprenyl transferase, translating into MSEERKIPRHVAFILDGNGRWAKAKGMPRNYGHVQGAKAVEQMLFDAGELGIEYVTVYAFSTENWNRPEAEVSALMALFKKYLKSEIKTCMKNNVRSRVIGERSRLPKDVLKVVEELEETTKDNTGLTFNIAINYGSRDEITRAVKKIASKVENGEISASDITEQMINDNLDTGSMPDPDLLIRTCGEQRVSNYLLWQLAYTEFYFTDICWPDFNKAELEKAIDAYNHRTRRFGGLKKGEE
- the frr gene encoding ribosome recycling factor, with amino-acid sequence MNEKVKVYSDKMNKAYDFLVEDLATVRAGRANPHVLDKIRVDYYGTPTPIQQVGNVSVPEARIIQIAPWEKNMLKEIEKAILTSDIGINPTNDGTVIRLIFPELTEERRKQLSKDIKKKGEDAKVAVRNVRRDGNEAFKKLKGTEVSEDEISDLTDELQKITDDFVKKIDATIEAKTKEIMTV
- the pyrH gene encoding UMP kinase; translated protein: MRILLKLSGEALAGDKKTGFDEPTVRKVALQVKEILQSGTQVGIVIGGGNFWRGRTSESIDRVKADQIGMLATIMNCIYVSEIFRSEGMNTAILTPFECGSFTKLFSKDRAQKYFSKNMVVFFAGGTGHPYFSTDTGVVLRAVEVEADMILLAKAIDGVYDSDPAVNPDAKRYDKISIDDVVAQNLQVVDMTASILARDNHMPMRVFALQEEGSIVKAVSGTFNGTTVEA
- a CDS encoding polymer-forming cytoskeletal protein; amino-acid sequence: MGFFSELKKDLSNAVDEIDPEEKTAAEKNAGQDNAGVEEVDLDSMLSHLDKIQVEDIPEPEESVAAQNEEPEDEPEEVPAKEFSSEPEEVKEPEPYDEPDFDAITFPTDPISTTSSEKEPEEEPETEEKEEDSFEENDSLEEPVNDDYVIPSVFPSEPSFEPKQPEEEVPFEDHAEPEVEISELDNVEQSTDDYSVSDNINEDGGYIMMDTERVATDETASITEGMVVNGDIQTTGSLDLIGKVIGNVTAYGKLNVTGEIEGNSNAAEIYAEAARINGDIHSNGSVKIGQSSVIIGNLFATSAVIAGAVKGDIDVHGPVVLDTTAIVMGNIKSQSVQINNGAVIEGMCSQTYAEVNPSAFFEGLKNKN
- a CDS encoding polysaccharide deacetylase family protein, translating into MSSRVFVRRGRNNLRDERKGSWQGPVSDTHGVKGDDLDKVIKRVRLSDTKTRPFRFSDDSLHKTKSDLPSVLSETDRKTDSDIIDLNVDINTNNIDTNADSDNIDSTVNTNTGDTDRGGDECKTVAGQVEAADTDGGEENVSNEDKVRNEEIVSETDDPKTSTNYLKDINLDDLKVENASGEWVEYRSLRDRIASFDFFDKGFLIKTFVAAFLIVALIFFSLQCIILKSEYDAINDRLLAIQNEFNEYKDSLETLQDVQDNIIPLSGNAEAVSVVSKQSPASSNGIRYVYLTFDDGPSPRTAEILDILASYDVKATFFVCGKSGYDDMYKRIVDEGHTIGMHSYSHDYKVLYESLDSFQTDLHKIQNYIFDITGVWTTYYRFPGGSSNTASQVPMSDLIGYLDRNNITYFDWNVYGGDNIASSIIVSNVTANITEHENCMILLHDAADKEETVEALPEIIEYIQSLPNTVIVPVTEDTVPVQHSKNQ
- a CDS encoding M15 family metallopeptidase, yielding MKKQTELLNRLKIMAVTGLRCFDIERGVILKRKKLIQTAVAIVGAAIFAAAAPMSVAGTLTTIEAKAAAFDYHVVFDATFYAAAYPDVVAAVGSDAETLYQHYVTSGMLEGRQPSASFNAQIYMSNYEDLQAVYGNNIAAYVQHYILVGMGEGRIADHLIAGKSLVSFDSLVTVQTIDLSAWNLVLVNHENPISTSYAPEVTLCANGEYMHKDVTPIVQQMIADAKAQGINLYLASGYRSASRQTYLYNRKVNYYKSLGYGQEESEKLAATVVNPPGQSEHQTGLCMDITDASYISLTENQENTAGYKWLYAHCAEYGFILRYPKDKENVTGVIYEPWHFRYVGVEAATEIMSRGITFEEYVAEHSL